A stretch of Carnobacterium iners DNA encodes these proteins:
- a CDS encoding hydroxymethylglutaryl-CoA synthase gives MKIGIDKIGFYVPNLYVDMRELATARGIEPDKLTIGIGQEKMAVAPFTQDTVTLAANAALNLLDEADKKAIDLIIFGTESGIDQSKSAAVYVHELVGLASAARSFEIKQACYGATAGIQMAKGHIALNPDSKVLVLASDIARYGLNSPGESTQGAGAVALVISADPKIMVLEDKSAYHTLDIMDFWRPSYSDTAFVDGKFSNEQYILFFETVWKQYRAKSGLAFKDFEALCFHVPYTKMGLKALKPTLQAEGTKEDQERILENYQKSIQYNKVVGNIYTGSLYLSLLSLLEQTAGLEAGSRIGLFSYGSGAVGEFFTGILQPDYQNHLNSTQHKNHLSARRKISVEEYESIFRQELPIDGSTIELDTSKDLAPICLVGMTENKRQYVNKQRMA, from the coding sequence TTGAAAATAGGGATTGATAAAATTGGGTTTTATGTGCCAAATTTATATGTGGATATGCGTGAGTTAGCGACTGCTAGAGGAATAGAACCAGACAAATTAACAATTGGAATTGGACAAGAAAAGATGGCTGTTGCGCCTTTTACTCAAGATACAGTGACATTAGCGGCAAATGCGGCATTAAATTTATTAGACGAAGCAGATAAAAAAGCGATTGATTTGATTATTTTTGGAACAGAATCAGGGATAGATCAATCTAAATCTGCTGCTGTTTATGTTCATGAATTAGTAGGATTAGCTTCAGCTGCACGTTCTTTTGAAATCAAACAAGCCTGTTATGGAGCGACAGCAGGAATTCAAATGGCTAAAGGTCATATTGCATTAAATCCAGATAGTAAAGTGCTGGTTTTAGCTTCAGACATTGCTCGCTATGGCCTGAATTCTCCGGGGGAATCAACACAAGGGGCCGGTGCAGTTGCGCTAGTGATTAGTGCAGATCCTAAAATAATGGTGCTAGAAGATAAAAGTGCCTATCATACGTTAGATATTATGGATTTCTGGCGTCCTTCTTACTCAGATACGGCATTTGTTGATGGAAAATTTTCAAATGAACAATACATCTTGTTTTTTGAAACCGTCTGGAAACAATACCGAGCTAAAAGTGGTTTAGCTTTTAAAGATTTTGAAGCACTGTGTTTCCATGTACCGTATACTAAAATGGGACTTAAGGCTTTAAAACCAACTTTACAAGCAGAAGGAACAAAAGAAGACCAAGAACGGATACTAGAAAATTATCAAAAAAGCATTCAATACAATAAAGTAGTCGGCAATATCTATACGGGTTCATTGTACTTAAGTTTGCTTTCTCTTTTAGAGCAAACAGCCGGACTGGAAGCAGGCTCGAGAATTGGATTATTTAGTTACGGCTCAGGTGCGGTAGGAGAATTCTTTACCGGAATCTTGCAACCGGATTACCAAAATCATTTAAATAGTACCCAACATAAAAATCATTTATCAGCAAGAAGAAAAATTAGTGTTGAAGAATACGAATCTATCTTTAGACAAGAGTTGCCGATTGATGGTTCTACTATCGAATTAGATACGAGTAAAGATTTAGCCCCCATTTGTTTAGTCGGTATGACTGAAAATAAAAGACAATACGTAAACAAACAGCGTATGGCCTAA